The genome window TCGGATCTCCTCCATGCGTCATGGCAGGTTCGTTGGCGCTTCTCAATCGAACAGTCCATGTAGAGATCACAATGCATGATGCATTTGCTGGCGCAGATGGACAGTATCGATCGCTGTCTTCAACCGTCACCTTTCAGGACTCAGCTTCGGGTCACTGTTCAGGAACAACTTTCAATGGACAGAACTGTAGTGGAGCCTGGTATGCACGGTTGTACTTGTAGTGGCCACCAAGAACAGTCCGCTCCAATGGCGAGGGTTTTGGTGACTCCAGGGCATAAACCCTTCCCGAAGATCATCTCGTCTATTGGTGTCCAGACAATCCTGCCAAGAATAATGGACAGAGCTGTTATGTAAAAGTGCAAAGTTTGATATGGTCAACGGTAGATATGTGGATCTCATCTCAATGTAGATAGACGATTACCATACAGCATGTATGAACCTCATTGTTTACATTGAAATATAGAGTTAACCCTTGTAGATGCCGCCTTCAACCATGGAACAACTTCTCGCTGGGAAATCACCAAAACCCGGTGGTTTTTTTTTCTTCTGTTTTCGCTACTAAGCGAAAAACGAATTTCAGCAAGGTTTCAAATGAATTTCGATTcaaaatataaaaatataaatgtcAAATTTTAGTTAACAAAACGAAATTCGGTTGACCCAATACGAAACTGTGAACCCTGCCTTCAACCCACCCCCGGATTGTAAACCATAATATAACCCCAGTAGCGACAACATTGCATAGTAAGAACTCAGACTCATACAAGACTAAGTCCATGTGCTTGAGTGCATCGATCCAAGTCCACATGCATCAACACATCTCAAAAAATTAAGAACTGATATCTGGTCCATTGGTTCTCTCTGATACCGGGGTCTATTTCATTTTCATGTGAGCATTTGTCAAAATTCCGTGCGAAATTTACCTTCTCAACAACAGATAAGGAGTTCGGGCGTCCCTTTTGGTATGGTCTACAAGTTCCACGGGGGTTCCCAAACTTTATGAAAGATTTATTTTTGCCCCAGGGCAAGACAATTGTGCTTTATCCAGAAAAGATTTTCACTAAAGTTTTTATTACCTCGACCGTAGGTGGAAATCGATGGTTCTCAATTATCCGTGGTACATATAGTTATTTCAACCGGCCTATAATACCGGCGGCTCTAAAAAACACAATTACAAAGGTTCAGAACCGAGTTTCTCTGTACCGATAAAAAGAGCAACCATTTTGGATAAGATGATAGAGAAAAGTTAAAATGAATGCTAGCAAGGACAACTATTTTTATACGTATCTCAATGGCAGACAGTCAACTATCCACCAACTCAATATCAGTACTATTTGATATAAATATAGAAGGTAAAATGACTTTTCTGTTGGATATACTTATAATTTggatgggcaattcaaccactgaTGGCAACGAAAAGATCAAATGGTTGGCTGAAATAGCTTCTTCGTGTTGGAGGCATCCTagcatgaccaaagaacatgtatGGTGTGGTGGAGGTTGAAGAAGAGGATAGGTACGGTAGAGCAGTAGAGATGTGGGAGACAAGTTGAAAAGAGAAGAGGAAGAATAGAAAAAAGAAACAGAAGATAAACATTGCATGTATATTTTATTAGTATATAATAACTAGAAAGAAATATTTTACTATTTGTTTTAAAATACTAAGGTTTTAATTAGGATGGTAGCTAGAAAATCCCTGTATCTAAAACTGAAGCCATTTTGATTGGACGGCCAGTTGAGTAAACAGTAGGCCAATGTTCTCCATTTTCAAAGGTAAAGATCTTATCTCGAGTtctccgccgccgtcgccgctatGCCTCCCTCCCCATCCTCCGCCGCGGGCTCCGCCTCGCCGTCCGGCTCCGCGTCCGCCTCGGCCTCCGACCCAACcccgtcctggtgggagtccgtgTCGCAGGCGCGCTCCCGCATCCTGGCGCTCTCCTCCATCCTGCCGGCCCCGGCCTCCCACGACGTCGCGGCGCTGGCCGACGCCGACCGACCGGCGCGCGCGCTCCTCCGCTCGCCCGCTGCCTACGCGGCGCTCTCTGACGCACTGCGGGCGGGTGGCGGCGCCGATGACCCCGCCTGCCACTGGCTCTACGACACGCTCCTCTCCGCCGAccccgacctccgcctcgccgcgCTCGCGTTCCTGCCCCTGCTGGCGGCGCTCTACCTCCGCCACCTCCCGCCCGAGCTCCGCTCCTCGCTTTCGGGCTTCGAGGCCGTCCTCCTCGCCGTCTACTCCTCCGAAGCCAAGAATCGTCAGGGGAAGCCGGTCCTCGTCCAGATGCCCGACCTCTCTGTCCCATCCCTGTACCACACGCCAGCGATGGCGTCCAGCCTCAGCTCCAAGTCCCCTCGGTGGTCGCAGCCCCCGCAGTCCCCGCCAATCCCCCCTCCGCAGGCGACTCCCGTGGTGGGGGTTCTCTCGCCGCCGCTGGAGCCACAGGCCGCGGTGAAATCAACGAAGCGCGCGGGAATCATTGGGATCGCATTTGAGGCCTACTATTCTAAGATTTGGCAGATGCTTGCTGCGTCGAAGGTGGATGCCTGCAATGCTGCTGCTGCGTGGGCGGGGCAGTACTGCAAATGCCGTTTTGAGCTGGATGAGAAGGAACTGGAAGAAGAGGAAGCTGACTCTTTGGGGTCTGTCTCGCCAGTGTCCTCGGAGGCTGAGAATGGGAAGGAGCTGGTGGACGAATTGGCCAGGCTGCGTATCAATGGAGACAACAATTGCAGCGAGGAGGACATGGAGGCAAGGGTGCCACTTCCCTGGGACCTGCTCCAGCCAGTGATGAGGGTTCTTGGCCACTGCTTGCTTGCACCGCTGAACCTGGCCGAGGTGCATGATGCTGCAGCAGAAGCAGTGAGGGTTGTTTATGCTCGTGCGTGCCACGACCTTGTGCCACAGGCAATCTTAGCAGCCCGAAGCTTGATCGAGCTTGACAAGAGTACACGAAAGGTTGCAAAGGCAGCGGCAGTGGTGGCTTCTGGGCAAATTGTCACAGTTGGCACTGCTGGAAGCAACACATCAAGCTCTAGGCCAAGTTCGAAGCCAAACACACCAAGCAAACAGCGGAAGCCTGATACACTACTCATGTCCAAATGAGGTTAATTGCGCCACATCCAGAAAGAGTGTTTGCGTATGGTACAGTTTCTTTCTGATGAGTGTTGTGTGTTCGCCACTTGAATATTGGTGAAAGTTTTGTAGACCTTGCGATGCTCCAAATGTTTGGCGAATCTGGGCCTAGAAATTGTTTCTCCACAGATGAGCCCATTTCAGTTATTAATCTAAGCCATATCATCAACATTGCGCTGGTATTCAAAAACGATATCATCCACAGAACATTTCCCATAATTGTATAAATATGGccactgagtcactgacaattgGATCCGGGGAATCATCCACAGAACACCTGTCTGCAGAGTGCGACTTACTGCCATTGCCGCTGCCCAGTGAACATAAGGTGGCCCTTTTGAACGGGATGCGGCCTCAACCAGCTTATGTTCATTTTCGATCTCCAAGGTTAATTGAAATTTTACAAACAATCACCTTATATAGAGTTCAAATTACAAGTTTCTTTAGTTCATGTAAGTGACCTGTGATATTATGGGGCCTCCTGCATTGTTGATTATTCACAACTTGATTATTCAAATTACAGATTCCTCTATGAGGACAAGGATGTTGTCCCCAGTATTTGAAAATATCTAAGTATATGGTACCTTAGAGAAGAGAGCCAAACAAGACATTTTACATTGGCTAGTCATGATTGTACAAAATGAACCTGCTTTACTCTAGAACTGACATGGACTGAGAAGATTGCCCACTGGGGTTTTTTAAGGAGACCCAGTACCGTCCGATGCTCTGTCCATTAATCCATACTTTCACGCTTTTACATACTAGTTATGTTCAGTGTCACTGGATCATTTCTCCATGGTGTGTCAAATGTTGTCTGATAAACAAGAATAATTCTCCCAGGATGTTAATCCAAGCACTAAGAGTAAATATGCAAGTCAAGTATATCATTTCCTGTGTATGTCCTGCATACCTCATACCACATAAGTGGCAGGCGTATGTGTTAGAAATAAATGCGACACAaaataggatcaatcacagagaagacacggatttaacgtggaaaacccctccaaagtgaaggggaaaaaaccacgggcgccggcaggcaacttctcactattttcgggtggttacagatcgcaggagatttacaattgagatagatatctcctgcggcttacaaagatatttatagaggtgaaaccCTAAAACGATCCGTACCGCGGGGGGCTCCGCCCCCCCCACCCCCAGGCGTCCCTGGGCTGCGGGAAGGCCAGTTGGCCTCGCTGCGCTCCGGCCCAAGCCtcccggcgacgggcctccgcttcgctcgccaacttggccgccttcttcagaatttggatcacaaactcaacaaactCCACCTTGAGACAAATTCCTTGTAGCATCATAATAGCAAGCTCCACCTTAAACAAATGCATCATTATCTTGCCGACGCCAACAGCCACTAAGGACTAATTTATAATACCAACTAAGTTTGAGCATAGCTCAAACTTAGCAACAGAAACATGCTTTGTCATCATATCAGCTGGATTATTATCAGTACTGATCTTGCATACCTTCACCAACCCTTTTTCAATGATATCACGAATGAAGTGATAACGGATATCAATATGTTTGGATTTCTCAGTAATCATCTGATCTTTGGTGAGATGAATGGCACTCTGGCTATCACAATAGATGGTAATGCAAGACTTAATTCCACATAGCTCTGAATATATACCTTTCAACCATAAGGCTTCCTTAGTAACTTCTGCAATTGCCATATACTCAGCTTCTGTGGTAGACAAAGCAACAGTATCCTGTAAACGAGCTTTCCAACTCACAGCACAAtctccaatagtaaagacataacctgaAAGAGATCTCCTCCTGTCTAAATCACCACCATAATCTGAATCAACATAGCCAATCAGACCATCTCCAGATTTACCAAAACATAAACAAGCACTAGAAGAACCACGTAGATATCTGAAAATCCACTGAACAGCTTTCCAATGCTCTTTACCAGGATTAGACATGTATCTAGCAACAACGCTCATAGCATGAGACAAATCAGGACGAGAACAAACCATAGCATACATGAGTGACCCAACAGCACTAGAGTATGGAACTTTTGACATATATTCAAGCTCAGCATCAGTTTCAGCACACTGTTTAGCAGACAGTTTAAAATGAGGAGCCAACGGAGTACTCACAGGTTTAGTATTTTGCATGTTGAAACGACGAAGGACCTTCTCAATATAATTCTTCTGGCTCAAGTACAGCAGTCCAGACTTCCTATCCCTGACTATCTCTATGCCAAGGATTTTCTTTGCAGCACCCAGATCCTTCATATCAAATTCGCTACTAAGTTGTGCCTTTAAAGCAGTGATTTCCTTCATGCTCTTGGCAGCAATcaacatatcatcaacatatagcaGCAAATATGTAGGTGATCCATTAACAAATTTTAGATAAACACAACTATCATATTGAGACCTCTGAAAGCCCTTAGAAAGCATAAATGAATCAAACCTCTTATACCATTGTCTGGGAGATTGTTTCAGACCATATAAGGACTTCTTCAACCTGCACACATAGTCTTCTTTTCCAGGAACAATGAACCCCTCTGGCTGGTCCATATAAATGTCCTCCTCCAAATCACCATGTAAGAAAGCAGTTTTCACATCTAACTGTTCAAGCTCATAGTCATGTACAGCAACAAGACTAAGAAAGGTACGAATTGAACTATGCTTGACAACAGGAGAATAGACATCAGAGTAATCAATTCCTGGAATCTGACTAAAACCTTTTGCAACTAGCCTTGCTTTAAAGCGCGGAGGCTCTTTTGGAGTCATACCTTCTTTTcttttgaagatccatttgcacttAATTGCCTTTTTACCAGAAGGCAGCCGAGCTAGTTCCCAAGTGCCATTCTTATCAAGAGACTCCATTTCTTCATGCATAGCACCCATCCACTTTTCACTATCAGTACACAATATAGCTTCTGAATAATTCAATGGTTCCTGAACATTATCAACTTCTTCAGCAACAGCCAAAGCAAAAGCAGCATTGCACTCTTGAATCAGTCTTTGGGGCCGAACTATCTGCCTCCTAGTTCGGCCTTCAGCAAGAGACTGGGGATGAGACTCCACAACAGGTGATGAAATTTCAGAAACAGAATTTTCAGCAGGTTCAGCAGATGGTGGAGCATGATCATCAACATCCCCTCCGTGCTCCACCTGCACACTGATAGACTCAGAATTCTGGTTAGTAGCACTGGTAGATACAACCGAAGGAAACATGGCAGATTCATTGAACACAACGTTTCTACTAAAAAATGCCTTCTGTGTATCAGGATTCCAcaatttatatgctttaacaCCAGATCCATAACCCAAGAAAACACACTTAATTGCTCTAGGCTCAAGTTTACCATTATCAACATGTGCATATGCAGTACAACCAAACACTCTCAACTGAGAATAATCATAGGGGGAACCAGACCAAACCTCAATTGGAGTTTTCTTATCGATAGCAGTGGATGGTGAACAATTGATCAAATGACAAGCAGTGGAAGCGGCCTCAGCCCAAAACTTGCGGCTCAAACCTGAGTTGGACAGCATACACCGAGCCTTGGAGATTATTGTTCTATTCATACGCTCTGCCACACCGTTCTGCTGAGGTGTATATGGTATAGTGTGGTGCCTCACAATGCCCTCCTTCCTGCAGAAAGAGTTAAAATCACCAGAACAAAACTCCATACCATTGTCAGTTCTCAGAACCTTCAGCTTCCTCTCAGTCTGCTTCTCAACCATAGTCTTCCAAACCTTGAAAGACTCAAAGGCATCTGATTTTTGCttaagaaaataaggccaaactcTGCGTGAATTATCATCAATGATAGTCAACATGTAACGAGCACCACCATGTGAAGGTATACGTGATGGCCCCCACAAATCAGCATGAACATAATCAAGAATATTTTCGGTATTATGAACAGCAGAACTGAATTTTACCCTTTTATGCTTACCGAAAACACAGTGCTCACAGAAATCAAGAGTATCAGCATGGCAGCCATCAagaaggcctctcttgctcaatTCTGCCAAACCAGGTGCACTCATATGGCCAAGGCGCATATGCCAAATTTTAGTAGTCTCAGAATCAGATGCAACAACAGCATTAGCAGAGCCAGAACTACCTCGAAGCACATATAAGTTTTCAGCTTTCAAATCACCTTTAATAACCACAAGAGAGCCTTTTGTTACCTTCATGACACCGTCACCGGCGGTATACTTGTAGCCCTTTGTGTCCAGAGTACTCAGAGAGATGAGGTTCCTGGACATGGATGGAACATGTCGTACTTCAGTCAATGTGCGTACAATCCCATCGAACATCTTGATCTGCACGGTGCCCATGCCAACAACAGTGCAAGGGGAATTATCACCCATCCGAAGAGTACCTCCGTTCTGCACAGCTTCATAGGTACTAAACAGAGATTTTTTAGTGCAAACATGATATGAGCAAGCAGAATCGAGGATCCATTGggcatcatcagcagcacaaccAGCAAAGGCAATAAGAACATCACCATTATCAGAATTATTTTCGGATGCAACAGAGACAGTACCTCCAGTCTTACCCTTCTCCTtgttcctcttctccttgttctGCAGTTTGTAACAGTTCTCAATTACATGGTTCGTCTTCTTGCAGTATTTGCAAAATAATTCATCGGATGGCCCCCTTGACTTGGAGCGACCCCTCTGGTTCTTCCCCTTTCCTTTGCCACCTGAGTTGGACTTTTTCTGATCAGTGCGGCCACGGACATACAAAGCTTCTCCACTCGAGCCAGCAGCATCTTCCGAGTTAACCATCTGTCTCATTTTTTCTTTCGCAGTCAAAGCTTCATACACTTCAGCCACGGTTAGAGTATCACGACTGTATAGGATGGTATCTCGAAAATTGCTAAACGATGCAGGGAGGGAACACAGGAGAAGAAGAGCTAGGTCTTCATCATCAAACTTTACCTCCATAGACGTCAGATCGGCCACGATCTCCTTAAACACCGATATGTGCGTCAGAACGGATCCTCCTTCCTGCAACTTGTGGGAGAACAACTTCATTTTGACATGCATCTTGCTGGTCAGATCCTTTGACATACAGATCGACTCCAGCTTCAACCAGAGAGCAGCGGCTGTCTTCTCTGCCAGAACCTCCTGCAGAATATTGTTAGACAGATGAAGGTGAATATGTGCGAGCGCCTTACGATCCTTGCGCCTCTCCTCATCTGTCCACGTCCTGGCATCCTTGTTGCCAAATCCATCTAGGGCATCATCCAGGTCGCGATCAGATTGCGAGAGAATTGCCCGCATCTTCACCTGCCACAGCGAGAAACGCGTGTCGAGATCCAGCAGCGGAAGATCGTATTTCATTGTCGTCGACATCCGTGCgccggcaggaaaccctagcacaCCGATCACCAAACAACCaaacctctgataccacttgttagAAATAAATGCGACACAaaataggatcaatcacagagaagacacggatttaacgtggaaaacccctccaaagtgaaggggaaaaaaccacgggcgccggcaggcaacttctcactattttcgggtggttacagatcgcaggagatttacaattgagatagatatctcctgcggcttacaaagatatttatagaggtgaaaccCTAAAACGATCCGTACCGGGGGGGGCTCCGCCCCCCGCACCCCCCAGGCGTCCCTGGGCTGCGGGAAGGCGGTCCATTCTGCATGAGGTCACCCTTAGATGTGTAGGTTTTATTTGTTTCTCCATATAATCCAATCTGTACATTGCACACTTGAAAATGAGCACGTGATGTTGATCCATCAATTCATAATTAACGTTGGCTTGGATTGATTTACTTGGTGTTTCCGCAGCACAATGTTTATGGGATGTGGTCTCTACTATCTTCTTTTTATGCTCACGTAGGTTCTTCTCTCCATATAAACACGTAGTCCTTAGACTAGGTGTTTGAAACCCTAGGTTAATGCAAATTCTAGGTACCGTGCTTTCATAAATTTTTCACACATTTTAAATAGAGTGAAATGCGCCATGGTCTGTTAAATTTTTTCTGTAATCTCATCTGGATATATAAATTCTTGAAGGGATCATCTCAGTCCTTTTCGAGCGGTTAATTCTAAATTCACTCTAGATCTAATCATGGACATGATTTCACACTTCGAATAAACCACTTCATAGGGACTCATATGACCCACTTTGAGAATTCATGAACCCTGATCAGAATATGGGAAAAGTTTAGGGATCTACGGTGCATTTCACTCTTTTAAGGGGATGTTTGGGTTCACCCAACTAAAATTTATCTGTCACATTAAATGTTTGAAAGATAAttacgagtattaaatatagtatAATTACAACACTAATTATACAGATTAAGACTAAAATACAAGACAAGTTTATTAAAtctaattaaatttatatttaataCTTATAATTAATATTTAAATATTTGATTTGACACGAACTAAATTTTAGCCAAACACAACCTAGATACTTATGTGGACTTGTGAAGTCATGGTcttctttttccctttttttccCTTGAGCTATTAGGTATCAGCTCAAAAAGTATGTAGGGTTTCTGGCAAACTGCTCTCTATGTTTGGCTAACTGTTCCATTTGTTCTCAACCCATGCTGTCCCCTTTTTCTGTTGCTTTTCAGCTTTGTTCACATAAACTGGATTTGAAAGGTATTACCAACTGATGATAACATAAGGTACAGCTCTAATCATATATTTATTTCATTTCAAGCAACACCAAACAGATGACAATAAGTTAGCTTTTGTTGTTTGTGACCATATGCCATATAGAATAAATTGAGTCATTGTACCGGTGAACCAACCATGACGATTAACAGTGATATACGGAGTTTTGTCTTTCACTCCTCGTTTGAATTCTTGAAATTGGATTCCAGTCTAATAATCCTAATTTAGGTAtagatcaattaaactaatatagTTTTATGtgaaatatatttatatactacTATTAGCCATTTGtgagagatatttatgtgctacatttctaCTATTAGAAAGCGAATCGAATATCGTGTTATAAATTACAAAGTAGAAATATAATCCGGTGATACATAAATTTGATTTTCATCTCTCAAccttatgaatttgagataggcttacacCTAAACTTTAGAAAGTGACGCAATGTTAAATTCTAAGCCAAATTAGCTACTATATTAAGTAGATTCCAATTCTTCCAAAAGAATGGATCCAAATGGTCCGTTAGTGAAAATGTGAAATAGACGCATTAAGAACAATGTTGCCAGGTCTATCTTGGCTCCCTTGTCGGACGTAAATACAATTAAAAAGTTTTATCTATTCATTAATAACTTAGCCTAGATTAAATAACGTCCCTAATTCTACTTTTGTTGTTTACTCCATAAGTCCATATACTTGCAAAGGGTGTAATTTATTTACTTACCAACATAATCGTTGTTGATGAAGCATGTAAAATATGTGCATGTGCCTCAACATTAATAAGCTGTTTGGTTTGAGGGatgagctagtccatcatcttctcactcctcactttttttgtttggtttgtggaatagattgaattgatccatcatcaccttattccttatagttatttagttagtactaatatgaggaatggagtcatcccaccaaatttgaggaatggatcCATGATGCATCATCACATTTTGGATagagtgattcctcaaaccaaacaccccgtaAGTCTCCATTCCCATTTCATCTATAGTTGTATCTAATGGTGTTCTAACCATCGTCGGTTAAGAAGAAAACAAAATAGCGAGTTAGTGTGGAGCTATGTGCATTGTGATtgtatgtcacacccgggtttcggggcaccaagacccgggcgcgaacataatcaccaggtgtgctgggactaagtctcacacatatgatgaatcatgacacaggatcgaatgtcacatctttactacataacaggagttctatacaaaataaataaataattacattataaggagacaacggtccagcaacccaaagttaactgggagacgacggcctagaccactcacgaactcatcacagcatcctccaagcgcctcatcctgtggtacctgttcttgacctgtggggggtgagacagcaagagtgagctcacatacgttcatcgctcaacaagttgtggggaataatatgcatgaactcgccaaaggtgggagctcacgtgaagtgtaagacttACCAGAGAGGATGATtagagctaagcattgcttttaaagttggtcaaaattttattagcagttactgagtataagtaaatacgaacccaattaagaaaagtaataacatcacctgcgatgcaatgcatatgacaaattgaatttagttccataaattaatcatgtgagggtccgagctgctcatgaccgtgagcacggctagtataccagttttacactctacagaggttgcacatctttacccacaagtcatgttacccatctgccaagagatcgcgacttcccatacacctctactgaggaggcgaggcagggtaacactacgaggcctttacaaagttccactagcttcagaaaacccgctacagtttataggaagctccaatgcagggatcccttgcatgatcgccatcgcagcaaaatcatcccaaggacctccctacactgaccactcccctactgcccttgcccctttcgggtaaggtagtcctccactagctttcctaattaatcagccaagggcgtccataaacccttgtggtagcactgtttttccgggtggtcgctccatgttccaattaacataatgatcttatcatgaaca of Zea mays cultivar B73 chromosome 8, Zm-B73-REFERENCE-NAM-5.0, whole genome shotgun sequence contains these proteins:
- the LOC100273673 gene encoding uncharacterized protein LOC100273673, whose product is MPPSPSSAAGSASPSGSASASASDPTPSWWESVSQARSRILALSSILPAPASHDVAALADADRPARALLRSPAAYAALSDALRAGGGADDPACHWLYDTLLSADPDLRLAALAFLPLLAALYLRHLPPELRSSLSGFEAVLLAVYSSEAKNRQGKPVLVQMPDLSVPSLYHTPAMASSLSSKSPRWSQPPQSPPIPPPQATPVVGVLSPPLEPQAAVKSTKRAGIIGIAFEAYYSKIWQMLAASKVDACNAAAAWAGQYCKCRFELDEKELEEEEADSLGSVSPVSSEAENGKELVDELARLRINGDNNCSEEDMEARVPLPWDLLQPVMRVLGHCLLAPLNLAEVHDAAAEAVRVVYARACHDLVPQAILAARSLIELDKSTRKVAKAAAVVASGQIVTVGTAGSNTSSSRPSSKPNTPSKQRKPDTLLMSK